In a genomic window of Mus pahari unplaced genomic scaffold, PAHARI_EIJ_v1.1 scaffold_12006_1, whole genome shotgun sequence:
- the LOC110315006 gene encoding interferon-inducible GTPase 1-like, whose translation MGQLFSSPKSXDQDLASSFSEYFKKFKTESNIISQEIITSIELSMTKGNIQRVNAAISDVLKEIDRTPLNVAVTGETGSGKSSIINSLRGIGPEEKDAAETGPVEVTMERHPYKHPNIPNVVFWDLPGIGSTKFPPNTYLEKMKFYEYDFFIIILSTRFRKNDVELAKAISMMKKEFYFVRAKVDSDLYYEEKFKPQTFDREKVLQNIRLNCVNSFQENGIAEPPIFLISNLHLCDYDFPXLMDRLINDLPVYKRHNFMLSLPNITDSVIEKKRQFLKQWIWLEGFGADLLSIIPSLTHLXLDSDLETLEKSMKFY comes from the coding sequence ATGGGTCAGCTGTTCTCTTCACCTAAGAGTNAGGACCAAGATTTGGCCTCCAGCTTTAgtgaatattttaagaaatttaagacAGAAAGCAACATCATTTCTCAGGAGATCATCACTTCCATTGAATTAAGCATGACAAAAGGGAACATTCAGAGGGTAAATGCTGCAATCAGTGATGTATTAAAAGAAATTGATAGAACCCCGCTCAATGTGGCTGTCACCGGGGAGACTGGATCAGGGAAGTCCAGCATCATCAATAGCCTGAGAGGCATTGGACCTGAAGAGAAAGATGCAGCTGAAACGGGGCCGGTGGAGGTAACCATGGAGAGACATCCATACAAACACCCCAATATTCCCAATGTGGTTTTTTGGGACCTTCCTGGGATTGGAAGCACAAAGTTCCCACCAAACACTTACCTGGAGAAAATGAAGTTCTATGAGTATGacttcttcattattattttgtccACACGCTTCAGGAAAAATGATGTAGAACTTGCCAAAGCAATCAGCATGATGAAGAAGGAATTCTACTTCGTGAGAGCCAAGGTAGACTCTGACTTATATTATGAAGAGAAATTCAAACCTCAAACCTTTGACAGAGAAAAGGTCCTGCAGAACATCCGCCTTAACTGTGTGAACAGCTTTCAGGAGAATGGCATTGCTGAGCCACCAATCTTCCTGATCTCTAACCTCCATCTTTGTGACTATGACTTCCCCANCCTGATGGACAGGCTGATAAATGATCTTCCTGTCTACAAGAGACATAATTTTATGCTCTCCTTACCCAATATTACCGATTCGGTCATTGAAAAGAAGCGCCAATTTCTGAAGCAGTGGATTTGGCTGGAAGGCTTTGGTGCTGACCTACTGAGTATCATCCCTTCACTGACCCACCTCCNCTTGGACAGTGATTTGGAGACTCTGGAGAAAAGCATGAAGTTCTACC